Proteins from one Arthrobacter sp. Soc17.1.1.1 genomic window:
- a CDS encoding DUF4230 domain-containing protein — MIIRLGQYTRYTKAELAHLAPALDRQPLHRPPGLSKAETEPTIAKLPKIILSMAVGAFLALGGLGVADKYGLSPFQGSQKDRPALLTSIQDLSEYHAAVGNFEVVTEETEKDLVGAPDFVSGRRTLLVTAGTVNAFVDMSDLTDNDLILSDDGKSVKVRLPEPQLDKPNIDHSRTERYDLERGIVDRVADASNLPDDSQYYVAAEAKMAATAEESELLKRAAENTRAAVTGMFGALDIQVTFID, encoded by the coding sequence ATGATCATCAGGCTGGGGCAGTACACGCGCTACACTAAGGCCGAATTAGCTCATCTGGCACCAGCGCTGGACAGGCAACCACTACATCGGCCCCCGGGCCTCTCAAAGGCTGAAACGGAGCCGACAATCGCAAAGCTTCCAAAGATCATCTTGTCCATGGCGGTTGGCGCTTTTTTGGCGTTGGGAGGACTCGGTGTCGCAGATAAGTATGGGCTGAGCCCGTTTCAGGGTAGCCAAAAGGATCGCCCCGCCCTTCTGACCTCCATTCAAGACCTCAGTGAGTACCATGCCGCCGTGGGTAACTTCGAGGTAGTGACCGAAGAGACAGAAAAGGACTTAGTGGGAGCGCCAGACTTTGTCTCCGGACGCCGGACATTACTAGTTACGGCTGGCACCGTCAACGCCTTTGTCGACATGTCCGACCTTACCGACAATGACCTCATCCTGTCTGACGACGGCAAGTCGGTGAAGGTGCGGCTGCCAGAACCGCAACTCGACAAGCCCAATATCGATCACAGTCGAACTGAGCGGTACGACCTGGAGCGCGGCATAGTCGACCGTGTGGCGGACGCGAGCAATCTACCCGATGATTCGCAGTACTACGTAGCGGCCGAAGCGAAGATGGCCGCCACGGCCGAAGAGTCCGAACTTCTCAAGCGGGCCGCCGAAAACACCCGAGCTGCAGTTACTGGGATGTTCGGCGCTCTCGACATCCAAGTGACCTTCATCGACTAA
- a CDS encoding EcsC family protein has protein sequence MSDDSSPLLEGVISMTAYELQVWETLNGHWQRRDNRRGLPNWANSALSRTGKVAGNAVSRVADAIPEAVTRPVYRATEAVASRAARPALEAATALLELVNDWATELNDPKTVEKLARKRGVDLNSFTALRQQDLKVCDRLLTLNTLRWRTAGAVEGGAMGLLALVPVAGIPIAMTADVLVIQVLSVSIATRIAYSYGYDAKDPKEQVFIQRLVRRSFMTQAAKVEPLRDVAHAAAAVKGRVNWSPKLRADHRLLTALEKLMQQLGPAGARVPLKNVAKVVPFVGVLIGAGMNSAILGNVAADAQRYCQTRFLCDKYGLPLPVALATDPDDDYETVAV, from the coding sequence ATGAGCGATGACAGCAGCCCTCTTCTCGAGGGCGTAATCTCAATGACGGCGTATGAGCTCCAGGTATGGGAGACGCTCAACGGGCACTGGCAGCGCCGCGACAATCGCCGCGGCCTACCCAATTGGGCGAATTCTGCGCTTAGCCGGACAGGTAAAGTCGCAGGAAACGCCGTAAGCCGGGTTGCTGACGCTATACCGGAAGCTGTCACGCGGCCGGTTTATCGCGCAACTGAGGCGGTCGCCAGTAGGGCAGCACGTCCAGCGCTTGAAGCGGCAACAGCTCTGCTGGAGCTGGTGAACGACTGGGCCACCGAGCTAAACGACCCGAAAACCGTAGAGAAACTTGCGCGTAAGCGCGGCGTCGATCTCAACTCGTTCACTGCGCTGAGGCAGCAGGACCTAAAGGTCTGTGATCGGCTACTAACCCTCAATACGCTCAGATGGCGAACTGCAGGCGCGGTGGAGGGCGGTGCCATGGGCCTGCTAGCTCTGGTCCCGGTTGCCGGCATTCCCATCGCGATGACAGCGGACGTACTCGTCATTCAGGTTCTGAGCGTCTCGATCGCAACTCGTATTGCGTACTCCTATGGCTACGACGCCAAGGACCCGAAGGAGCAGGTTTTCATTCAGCGCCTCGTTAGACGATCCTTCATGACGCAGGCAGCGAAAGTGGAGCCGCTGCGTGATGTCGCGCACGCTGCAGCGGCCGTCAAAGGGCGCGTCAATTGGTCCCCCAAGCTTCGAGCCGACCACCGCCTCCTTACAGCTCTTGAGAAGTTGATGCAGCAGTTGGGTCCGGCCGGTGCAAGAGTCCCACTCAAGAACGTTGCCAAGGTCGTTCCATTCGTGGGCGTGTTAATCGGTGCGGGTATGAATTCTGCAATTCTTGGTAATGTAGCCGCTGATGCTCAGCGGTACTGCCAAACCCGATTCCTCTGCGATAAGTACGGCCTGCCGCTGCCAGTCGCGCTGGCGACTGACCCTGATGACGATTACGAGACGGTCGCTGTGTAG
- a CDS encoding thermonuclease family protein, producing MNHAHFRRLAPAALLTVAVLASTLTACTAPELSSEPTAHYQPGTVVRVIDGDTLVINFDGEDQTVRLLNVDTPETKDPDKPIECLGPEATQQLESLTPPGTKVGLDFDIERTDKYDRVLAAVFIEDQTLVNAELARAGLGVPILIEPNKKYYDEVQAAYNEATTASVGLLDVAEGCTLPSEAAEALEELAAAVEKPVGETGTAVAATAAGILAALTTAKAAREALEAGKDTVRVLALGADRTTALARELDSQITKGEKSLTTANSKATALKEAEKAARVAAAEAEAARVAEAARVEAERIQAEAAEAARVEAKRIQAEASARAEADRLAAEAAAAAEQERIRNLPPVPAPYTPPAQQYIPPAPPAVKDPYTGPRCYAPGGKTYRPC from the coding sequence ATGAACCATGCTCATTTTCGCCGGCTCGCACCGGCAGCACTCCTGACCGTCGCGGTCCTAGCCTCGACGCTGACTGCCTGCACCGCGCCCGAGTTATCCAGCGAACCGACAGCTCACTACCAGCCCGGCACCGTGGTGCGAGTGATCGACGGCGACACCCTCGTCATCAATTTCGACGGTGAAGACCAGACTGTTCGTCTCCTGAATGTGGACACGCCCGAGACGAAGGACCCGGACAAACCCATCGAGTGCCTCGGCCCGGAGGCCACCCAACAGCTCGAATCGTTGACGCCTCCCGGAACAAAGGTCGGCCTCGACTTCGATATCGAGCGGACGGACAAGTACGACCGCGTGCTGGCCGCCGTATTCATCGAGGATCAGACCCTGGTCAACGCGGAACTCGCCCGAGCGGGTTTGGGAGTGCCCATCCTTATCGAGCCGAACAAGAAGTACTACGACGAGGTTCAAGCGGCGTACAACGAGGCCACCACAGCGAGCGTCGGACTGCTGGACGTCGCAGAGGGCTGCACCCTCCCGTCAGAGGCAGCCGAGGCCCTAGAGGAGCTCGCTGCAGCCGTCGAGAAACCCGTCGGCGAAACAGGAACAGCCGTCGCTGCAACAGCCGCCGGCATCCTCGCAGCCCTGACGACCGCGAAAGCCGCCAGGGAGGCGCTCGAAGCAGGCAAGGACACCGTTCGTGTCCTCGCGCTCGGAGCAGACCGCACCACAGCGTTGGCGCGTGAACTCGACAGTCAGATCACCAAGGGCGAGAAGTCGCTGACTACCGCGAACTCCAAAGCCACCGCCCTCAAGGAGGCCGAGAAGGCTGCGCGGGTTGCGGCCGCTGAAGCAGAAGCAGCGCGGGTGGCAGAAGCCGCACGGGTCGAGGCTGAACGGATCCAGGCGGAAGCCGCGGAGGCCGCTCGGGTCGAAGCCAAACGGATTCAGGCAGAAGCCAGCGCTCGTGCCGAAGCAGACCGCCTGGCAGCCGAAGCGGCGGCCGCCGCAGAGCAGGAGCGAATCCGGAACCTCCCGCCTGTGCCCGCGCCCTACACCCCACCCGCCCAGCAGTACATCCCTCCCGCTCCCCCTGCAGTGAAAGACCCCTACACCGGCCCTCGTTGCTACGCGCCCGGCGGAAAAACCTACCGACCCTGCTGA
- a CDS encoding dihydroxyacetone kinase subunit DhaK, translating into MDRRGRLGGTPISELYLLYGQAHKRLAEQGISVGRSYVGEYCTSLDMAGASIRLVRLDDEIESLLMDPAEIPIRVF; encoded by the coding sequence ATCGATCGTCGTGGCCGCCTCGGCGGTACCCCGATCAGCGAGCTGTATCTGCTGTACGGGCAGGCGCACAAGCGGCTAGCGGAGCAGGGCATCAGTGTGGGCCGCAGCTATGTGGGGGAGTACTGCACGTCCCTGGACATGGCCGGCGCGTCCATCAGGCTGGTGAGGCTCGACGACGAGATCGAGTCGCTGCTCATGGATCCGGCGGAGATCCCCATCCGAGTTTTTTAG